One stretch of Poecilia reticulata strain Guanapo linkage group LG21, Guppy_female_1.0+MT, whole genome shotgun sequence DNA includes these proteins:
- the gpr31 gene encoding 12-(S)-hydroxy-5,8,10,14-eicosatetraenoic acid receptor, producing the protein MLLSGPELLQERLPARIPSHRVGLKLFKRRLFTHSRAETRALNHNKGKEETCSTGFLCSLEDMTTSNSTCPVDNKDLYKFYAAVMIVIFILALPLNASVLHLFIFKLKFWKSNSNNIFLFNLVLADILLLICLPIEAHSFINGNRRSEDKFICKAMLFMLFLNRGASIAFLTVXSIDRYYNVVHPSRKNLLKVLKKSPYISIFIWLLLLPLTIPTMXRNFDCCNSLDNDNTTNTENKTSWEAKTEDIARETVFFIQIVIPFVILVYCTVRIVNRLKKKTVGDKTKLRRAVLLVTTVMVVFSFCFLPCTIARVVLLFFRVKGHEXYXEYHELNAEAVFDGLMVLSYLDCLLDPVVYCFCSTKFKALYVSNYLSFCVKETPEQISSSTGNTTQLERNKAQILHIAPSG; encoded by the exons ATGTTGCTCAGTGGACCTGAGCTACTGCAGGAAAGGCTTCCAGCGCGGATCCCGTCGCACAGAGTAGgactgaaactttttaaaaggcGACTTTTTACACACAGCAGGGCTGAAACCAGAGCTCTGAACCATAACAAAGGCAAAGAAGAAACTTGTTCAACAGGATTTCTCTGTTCTTTGGAAG ACATGACTACATCAAACAGCACCTGTCCTGTTGATAACAAGGATTTGTAYAAGTTCTACGCAGCTGTGatgattgtgatttttatcttgGCTTTGCCTCTGAACGCATCGGTCCTCCACCTCTTCATATTCAAGCTCAAGTTCTGGAAATCCAACAGCAACAACATTTTCCTCTTCAACCTGGTGCTGGCTGACATTCTGCTGCTGATCTGTTTGCCAATCGAGGCTCATAGCTTCATTAATGGAAACAGGAGGAGCGAGGATAAGTTCATCTGCAAAGCGAtgctgtttatgttgtttttaaatcgTGGCGCCAGCATCGCATTCCTAACGGTGAYCTCTATCGATCGATATTATAACGTGGTGCATCCAAGCAGAAAAAACCTCCTAAAAGTTCTGAAGAAATCTCCCTACATCTCAATATTCATCTGGTTGTTGCTTCTGCCTCTCACCATTCCCACCATGAYGAGGAACTTTGACTGCTGCAACAGCCTCGACAACGATAACACGACTAACACGGAAAATAAGACTTCTTGGGAGGCG aaaactgagGACATAGCCAGAGAGACAGTTTTCTTCATCCAGATCGTCATTCCCTTCGTCATCCTGGTCTATTGCACCGTTCGCATCGTCAATCGACTGAAGAAGAAAACCGTTGGGGATAAGACGAAGCTAAGGAGAGCAGTTCTTCTCGTGACCACCGTCATGGTggttttctccttctgttttctgCCGTGCACCATCGCCAGGGTGGTGCTGCTGTTCTTTAGGGTCAAAGGCCATGAGRWTTACRAKGAATATCACGAGCTTAAYGCAGAAGCCGTATTTGACGGSCTYATGGTTCTCTCCTAYCTGGACTGTCTGCTGGATCCGGTGGTTTACTGCTTCTGTAGCACCAAGTTTAAAGCGCTTTATGTCTCCAATTACTTATCTTTTTGCGTGAAAGAAACCCCGGAGCAAATCAGCAGCTCAACAGGAAACACAACACAGTTGGAACGCAACAAA